The sequence below is a genomic window from Lujinxingia litoralis.
CCGGGGCGCAAAATCGTCGAGTAAGCCCCGGAGGCGATGCGCCAGGGCCTGAAGGCGTACCGGGTCCTGGTGGACAGCGGCTTCAATGCCCGCGACAAGGGGGATGACGCGATCGGCGAAGCGTTCGGCCTCAAATCCCCAGAGGCGCGCGCCGACCTGATCGGCGCGCATCAGCAACGCTTCGATCGTCGGCCAGTCCAGGTGAGCCGGGGCCTGGGGGGGATCGATGCGGACCCAGAAGTCCTGAGGTCCGATGGTGCCGCGCGCACTCATGCGCAGGGCCTCGTCGACGTCCAGGTCAAGCGTCAGCGGCGTGCCCACCGGCGTGTGCTCGGGCAGGGGGAGCACCAGAGTGTGAATGGGCAGTCGCTCCTGAAAAAGCCGCAGCACAACCGCGGCGCTACGATCGGCGGTCAGCAGGCGGTGTGTAGCACGCGTTGGCAGATGCGCGCCTCGGGGCACCAACATGTGGCGGGAAGGGTGACCATTTTCGACGACTTCCAGGAAGATCGCTTTGGAGAGCACCGCCGGGTTGCTCAGGGTTGGAGCCGGCGCTGGCAGGGACTCTGCGGCGCGCATCGGGAGCCACATCGTCAGGGAGGCCACGGGAGTGCCGCTGGCGTCGACCGCCACGGCCCTCGGGCGCTCCGAGAGGCCGCCGGGGTAGCCCGGTAGAAAAAAGTTCCATTGCCCCGGAGCATGCCGTCGAAGGGGCGCCCGGGCCAGCACCTCGCCGCCGGGGGCATGCAGCTCCAGGGCGTGGGCGTCTTTCTCGGGGCTGAGTTCCATCTGTCCGCTGAGCGGATCGCCGGGGGCTGCGGGGAGGTCCTCGAGTTCCAGGGCGATGTCTGCGCGTTCGCCTTCGATACGCACGCGTCCCAGGGTCGCGGCGTGCAGTGCGGCGCCCAGGGCCACGCACATCTCAGGCTCATCGCTCAAGGGCGCCGTCGCTCGGGAGATGCCGGGGCCGCAGAGCGCCGCGGCGATCGCCTCCTGTACGGCCGGCACGTAGGTCGAGCCGCCCACCATGAGTACGTAGTCAATGTCGGCCAGTCCGACCGCGGCCTGCTCCTGGCTCTGGTGAAGGGCGCGCTGACAGGCGGCCAGCGTCCCCTGGAGGAGGTCGGAGATCGATGTCGTAAAGTCGTTCCGACTTACCTCGAGGTCGAGATCCACCCGCTGTCCCTGTCGATCGCTAAAGATCTCCGAAACCTGCAGGTGGGCGACGGCCTGGTCGGTGAGCCGCTCTTTGAGCACGCGGGCATGACGGGCGAGCAGCTCAAAGCGCAGGTGGTCGTCTTCGCTTTCCAGCGTGGTTCCCAACGCGTAGCCGGCCTGGTTGAGGCGAGCGCGCAGCAGGTCGGCCAGGCGGCGATCAAAATCATCGCCGCCCAGGTGATTGTCGCCGTCGATCCCGAGCACCTGATACTCGCCGGCGATGCAGCGAATTACCGAGACATCGAAGGTGCCGCCCCCCAGATCGTAGACGAGGAAGTTGCCGTCGTTGAGCTGATGCTTCCAGCTGTAATACATGGCCGCGGCGGTGGGCTCTTGCAGCAGGCCAATCACCTCCAGTCCGGCCAACTCCCCGGCCTCGCGAGTGGCTTCGACCTGAGGAAGATCGAAGTAGGCTGGGATCGTGATCAGCGCGCGGTTCAGGCGAAGTTCGGCGCCTTCCTCCCGGTCGCGAAGTTGTTCGGAGAAGCGTCCGGTCAGCGCGGAGAGTAGATGCCCGGAGGCCTCGGTCGGGGTGAACTCTCGGTCGTGAAGCCGCAGGAGGGCGCGCTGCCCCATGCGGCGTTTAAACGAGGTCAGTGGGGTGACCGGGCCAAACTGTCCCTCGATGGCCGGCCAGCCCGCCACCAGATCGCCGGCCGGAGAGAGGCCAATGGCCGAGGGCATTACGTGGCGGTTGTGTTCGTCACTGAAGGACAGGGGGTGGCTGGCGCCGGGCAGGTAGACTGCCGCCGCGCTGTGAGTGGTACCCAGATCGATGCCAAAGGGGATGGATAGCTTCACGCCTCTTCTCCGTGAGCAGCGTCAAGTCCAGGCCAGAAGGGGGGAGTAAGCCTGGTGAGGTTGTGCTGGCGGGCGTCCATGTTGAGCGCATCCTCAAGGGTTGGACGCAGCGCCGGCAGGGCGGGGGGGGCGGGCTCGGGGCGCTCGCTCAGCCGGGCAAAGGGATCGCGCAGCGAGGTGGCCCGCGGCGGCGTCCAGATCGCCTGGGCCAGGCGCTCGGCCGGGTCGGTGGTCAGTGTGCGCCAGTCATCGCGAAGGCGCTGGCGTTCTTCGGGCGGTAGCGTTCGCGCGAGCTGCTGCAAGGTGCGGGTCAACTCGGCGGGACTCTGGCGAGGATCGAGATCGCGTTCCTCGAAGATGGTGGGCGGCAGGGTCATGGCGTGTCTCCGGGGATGCCGAGGCGCTCGCGTTCGGTCACGAGATCGTGGCGATAGTCCTGGAGACGCTCGTTGGCCGGAAAGAGGGTGGCGGCCTCATCCAGGTACGATTCCACTCGCGCAAGAGCATCACTCAGGCGCTGGCGCAGAGGACCCAGGGCGACACCGAACTCGGGGGTGGCCACGATCTTCAGCAGGTCGCGGTTGGCGCGCTCCATCAGGAGGTGCGAGAGCAGGCGGCTGGCGTTGCGATGCCCCTCACACAGGGCCAGCGCGTGGCGCAGGTGCTCTTCTCGGCGGTTCAGGGAGAAGGCGAACTCCGACTCAAAGGTATAGAAATCGGCCAGTGCCCCGCCCAACTCCAGATGCTCCTCTGAGGGCAGGGCCTCCAGACGCGAGGCGAGCGGTCGCAGCGCGGGCACCAGGCGTTCGACCACCTCGGTTTCGTCGTCGCGCCCCAGGCGGCGAAGCTCCCAGATCATATTGAGGCCCACGCGCAGGGCGGCCTCGTCGCAGCGGTGTGGAAAACCCAAAAGGCGGCAGCGTTGCTCCAGGCTTGCCAGCAGGGGGAGCGCATCTGCCATGGACAGGGTCGTAAGATCCAGCGACTCAATCGCGTTCTGGAATGCGTCGATGAGGCGATCTTCAAGCGTGCGGTGCATCTGCTGCAGGCGGGCGTGGCCCCCGCGGGCCAGCGCGCCCTGCGAGGTTTCGAGCTGCTCCCTGGCGAGCGTCAGCAGCTCGGTGCCAAAGCGCAGCGGGCGGCGCTCCGGAGCGCGGTGGAACTCGTCGAGGTAGAGCGCCTCCAGCGTTTGGGTCAGCACCGGGGAGAGTACGGGGCTTAGCGCCGTGCGGCGCGTTTGCTCCAGGAGCTCCTCGGGGCCTTCGGGAGCGCACTCACACAGGTAGTGTTCCAGGGCCTCGCCGGCGTCGGCGGCCAGCCAGGAACTCAACGCCTGTACAAAGCTCCAGCGCGCCAGCTCCAGATCGGCGCTGGCCAGCAGCCGGGCAAACTGCCGGGAGAGAAAGAGGGCGTTGTGGTGCTCGGTTCTCGCCGACATCCCCGCCTGACGCGCGCGCTCCCACACAGCGGGCCAGGCCGCCGCTTCGCCGAGCGCGTCCTGGAGCATCGCCCAGGCGGGATCCTCGCTCAGGGAGCGTGACCAGTCGCTGAGCGCGTCGCATTGCTCTGGGGTAAGTTCCGTGGTGCCTGCAGAGAGTCGCCGCGCGAGCAGGGGCAGGCGTTCCCGAGCGTGAAGCAACCATCGAAGCTCGCGATCTTCGCTATACGTGCTGCTCGCCATCGGTGCGGTGCTCGGGCTTTTCATGAGGGGGAATCATCAACAGATAAAGGGATCAGCCAGTCGAGTGCAGCGCGCGCATGCAGATCTGGGCAAAGAGCTCCTCGAGAGTCACCCGGTCCGGCAGCGGACTCGACTTAAGCGCGTTGTCCACCTCCAGCATTCGGCGAAGGATAGACGCCAGTTCCTCCACGGCAAAGGTGCGGGCGTGGCGCTGGTAGTCTTTGACAAAGAAGGGAGAGACGCCAACGGCCCGGGCCGCGTCGCTGTTGTTGGCGTTGCGCAGGCTTGGATCCTGGAGTCGTGCCACGATGCGGAAGTGACGCGCGATCATGTGGCTGATCACCAGCGCGGACTGCCCGTCTAAGAGCATGCGCTCCATGATCAGCAGCGCCTTTTGATAGTTGCGCTCACCAAGGGCATCGGTCAGATCAAAGACGGTGCGCACCCGGGTGTGGGCGATCACCTCCTGGACTTCGTCGAGGTCGACCTGGCGGCTGGACTCGCCATTGCGCGGGCCCACATAGAGGTCGATCTTCTCCAGCGCCTGCTGCAACTCGGCCATGTCCGTGCCGACCGCGTCGACCAGGTACTGGGTCACCGGTCGGCTCAGGCGCATCCCGCGGCTGGCGGCCTGTTTCTCGAGAAAGGCCGGGATGTCGCTCTCGTAGAGGGCTTCAAACTCGCAGACCTCAGCGGCCTTTTTGAGCTTTCGGATCACGCCGGAACGCCCGTCGATCTTTTTCTGGGCGGTGCGCGCGTGCAGGATCAGGCAGGTGGTCGGACTGGGGTTGGTGAAATAGTCTTCCAGGTGCGCGAGCTCCGAGAGGGGAATCTCCTGCATGTCGCGCACCACGACCAGGCGTCGCTTCGACATCATCGGCAGCATCTCGGCGGCCGCACGGATGGCTTCGCCGCTGGCTGAGCGCCCCTGGAAGGTATCCAGGTTAAAGGCATTGGTACCTTCGGGCGCGGCCGCGGCGATGAGCGCTTCAACGGCTTGATCCAACAGGTAGGTCTCGGCCCCATGCACGTAATAAATCGGAGCGACCGGACCTTTTTTCAGGTCGCGGAAAAACTGGCGGGCGCGTTCGGCCTTTTTACTCATGCGCGGTCTCCCGGCGGTGGTGACGATCGATGAGATACGCCACCCGGGTGGCGATCTGGGACAGGGCGTCGGCCGCAGCGAGCTCCCGGGCGCGGTCGGTGGACTGGAGCGCGGCGGTGCTCGAAGAGAGCGCCGGATCCAGCGCGTCGGTGTGGACGCCGGTGGCCTCTACCCATTCCAGGTCGGTGCCGCGGTAGCTGAGCGGGCAGCTCAGATCGACCTCGGCGACCAGGGCCTGGTCAAAACCGGTGCTTCGGTGGGCTCCGATCGCACATCGCAGGGTGTAGTCCGCATCCGGCGCGCTGGCCAGTCCACGGTCAAAGAGCTGTGCACTTAACAACGCGCGTAGTGCCGGGGTGTTTAAGCCCAGTTCGGCCGGCGCGGCGATCGAAACCACATTGACGTGGCTCTCGGAATGCGTGAGATCGTTGGCGAAGCGGTAGGGCCCGCAGCTCGCGAGCGCCAGCCCCAGGAGGATAGCTCCGGCCCGTCGTAGTCCCCGGTGATTGTGAGTCAGCTCAGGCATCATGGCTCTGATCTACTTCAGAGCCCGGTCCTCGTCCATGTGGGTTGAATGGGCCGCGCGGCCATCTCGCTGGCTTGACAGCTCCCCGGGCCGGTGCTACCTAATCGCGTCCTGCGAGTGACCTGTATTTGACGTCTCGGTCGCCTGATCTCGCAGCAACTTCGATAGAAGCACAAGATAACGTTTAACTTTTCGATACATCCCGACCCTTTGAGGCGCCCGTCACGGTTGATGAGCGCGAGAGGGGCGGGGCGAGCAAGGAGATTCTCGTGGCGAATTCAAAGTCTGCTAAAAAGCGCGCGCAACAGAACGTGGTGCGTCGTGACCGCAACCGCAACGTGCGCTCGGCCCTGGGCACCAAAGCGCGCAAGTTCCTCAAGGTCGTGGAGTCCGGCGACGTGAGCGCCGCTGAAGTGAGCTTCCGCTCGGTCGAATCGGCGCTTGATCGGGCCGCGTCCAAGGGTGTGATTCCCCGCAAGCGCGCCGCTCGCAAGGCCAGTCGTCTTGCGCTGCATCTGGAAAAGATGCGCGCTCAGGGCTGAGTTCGCTCAGTTCTATCTGAACGTTGAAAACCCGGCCCAGTGCCGGGTTTTTTTATGCGCCGAAAAAGGTTGTCATGGGGGAAGGTGGGTGCAGGTTTGATGCGCCGCTCAGGGGGATTCGGGGAGGGCGTAGAAGTCTTCGTAAGGAGGGCCGCGGCGCACCACAAAGTTCCACGAAGCGCTGAGTCCTTCCAGGTGCGCCTCACCACTGCGAGCGTCGATTGCCCGGGCATCGGTAAGGGTGCCTGCGACCAGGCCCCGGGCCTCCGGCTCCAGACTCTCAAAGCGCAGGGTGCCCTCAAGATCGTAGGAATGATGGGCGGGGTAGCAGCTTGAGAAAAACGCGAGGCGCGCGCGGGCGATGGCCTGAGGGGCGTCCGGGGAAAGCATGATGTCCACGCCGATCAAGGGTTCGTCGGGGCGAAGAAGTTCGATGTAGAGGACATCGTGGCGGGCATTGATATCGGGCGCTGACTGCAAGAAAACGCCCAGCTTCTCGGCGCGCGAGCGCAGGGAGAGGAGCTCTCCCTCAAAGGGAAAGCTCGCGGCGACGCAGGCCGGCGCGGCGCTGGCGTCCGCGACATCGATCCGGGCGAATTCTTCCGGATCGCTACAGGCGCTCAACACAAGACAGACGGCAAGGGGCAGGGGGCAGCGAAATGC
It includes:
- the holA gene encoding DNA polymerase III subunit delta, with product MSKKAERARQFFRDLKKGPVAPIYYVHGAETYLLDQAVEALIAAAAPEGTNAFNLDTFQGRSASGEAIRAAAEMLPMMSKRRLVVVRDMQEIPLSELAHLEDYFTNPSPTTCLILHARTAQKKIDGRSGVIRKLKKAAEVCEFEALYESDIPAFLEKQAASRGMRLSRPVTQYLVDAVGTDMAELQQALEKIDLYVGPRNGESSRQVDLDEVQEVIAHTRVRTVFDLTDALGERNYQKALLIMERMLLDGQSALVISHMIARHFRIVARLQDPSLRNANNSDAARAVGVSPFFVKDYQRHARTFAVEELASILRRMLEVDNALKSSPLPDRVTLEELFAQICMRALHSTG
- a CDS encoding Hsp70 family protein, translating into MKLSIPFGIDLGTTHSAAAVYLPGASHPLSFSDEHNRHVMPSAIGLSPAGDLVAGWPAIEGQFGPVTPLTSFKRRMGQRALLRLHDREFTPTEASGHLLSALTGRFSEQLRDREEGAELRLNRALITIPAYFDLPQVEATREAGELAGLEVIGLLQEPTAAAMYYSWKHQLNDGNFLVYDLGGGTFDVSVIRCIAGEYQVLGIDGDNHLGGDDFDRRLADLLRARLNQAGYALGTTLESEDDHLRFELLARHARVLKERLTDQAVAHLQVSEIFSDRQGQRVDLDLEVSRNDFTTSISDLLQGTLAACQRALHQSQEQAAVGLADIDYVLMVGGSTYVPAVQEAIAAALCGPGISRATAPLSDEPEMCVALGAALHAATLGRVRIEGERADIALELEDLPAAPGDPLSGQMELSPEKDAHALELHAPGGEVLARAPLRRHAPGQWNFFLPGYPGGLSERPRAVAVDASGTPVASLTMWLPMRAAESLPAPAPTLSNPAVLSKAIFLEVVENGHPSRHMLVPRGAHLPTRATHRLLTADRSAAVVLRLFQERLPIHTLVLPLPEHTPVGTPLTLDLDVDEALRMSARGTIGPQDFWVRIDPPQAPAHLDWPTIEALLMRADQVGARLWGFEAERFADRVIPLVAGIEAAVHQDPVRLQALAHRLRGLLDDFAPRPTRVPGLTRVEATLNAIRRAVFRRGGTLQGLNQDDWRARLETLQAEVRRVWHEDDDRAWGQLADRIQAIYETVAQDDSRFLRTNPEAYARRVHEVLKLRAARLRQEIREFTRSPDPDERALQEPELLDIDAALAADIQAPLQSIGETANGAPMARHQEELEQLSLRLEQLDDRLQRVRTLGLLKRAEDA
- the rpsT gene encoding 30S ribosomal protein S20; this translates as MANSKSAKKRAQQNVVRRDRNRNVRSALGTKARKFLKVVESGDVSAAEVSFRSVESALDRAASKGVIPRKRAARKASRLALHLEKMRAQG